From the genome of Thermogutta terrifontis, one region includes:
- a CDS encoding ABC transporter permease — MFLRFFINRLIWLVITLWVVFTVSFFLMRAVPGGPLDRERRLDPQIEKNLAARYHLDEPAWRQYLRELGNVVRGDLGYSYRMADFTVNEVIAQGLPISAALGIAALGFAVTLGVAAGVVSAVARNTVWDRALMLAATVGLAVPNFTLAGLLIILLVFLIPVFPAAGWGRGAHLVLPAISLGLPYAASIARLVRTGLLDVLNQDFVRTARAKGVPPMVVIFKHAMPMALPPVISYLGPATAGIITGSPVVEKIFAIPGVGMHFVEAAIQRDYTLAMGLVLLFTLLLYCANMLVDLGYSVLDPRVELE; from the coding sequence ATGTTTCTCAGGTTCTTCATCAACCGACTGATCTGGCTGGTGATCACGCTCTGGGTCGTGTTCACGGTGAGCTTTTTCCTGATGCGTGCCGTGCCCGGCGGGCCCCTTGACCGCGAACGCCGCCTGGATCCGCAAATCGAAAAGAATTTGGCCGCCCGATACCACCTCGACGAGCCGGCCTGGCGGCAGTATTTACGTGAGCTCGGCAATGTTGTGCGTGGGGACCTGGGCTACAGTTACCGGATGGCCGATTTTACAGTTAACGAAGTGATCGCTCAGGGCTTGCCCATTTCCGCCGCGCTGGGAATTGCGGCTTTAGGCTTCGCCGTAACACTGGGGGTTGCAGCGGGCGTGGTATCGGCCGTGGCACGAAACACCGTCTGGGACCGAGCGCTGATGCTGGCGGCCACAGTGGGATTGGCGGTACCCAACTTTACCCTGGCGGGCCTTCTCATTATTTTGCTGGTGTTTTTGATCCCCGTGTTTCCTGCCGCCGGTTGGGGCAGAGGGGCACACCTTGTTCTCCCTGCAATCAGCCTCGGATTACCTTATGCGGCCTCAATCGCCCGACTGGTCCGAACAGGCCTCCTCGACGTCCTCAATCAGGACTTTGTACGTACCGCCCGCGCTAAAGGCGTGCCGCCGATGGTTGTGATCTTCAAGCACGCCATGCCCATGGCCCTGCCGCCCGTGATTTCCTACCTTGGCCCGGCAACGGCGGGCATCATCACGGGGTCGCCAGTGGTAGAAAAGATTTTCGCGATCCCCGGGGTTGGTATGCACTTTGTCGAGGCGGCTATTCAGCGGGACTACACCCTCGCCATGGGGCTTGTCTTGTTGTTCACGCTGCTGCTGTATTGTGCTAACATGCTCGTGGACCTGGGTTATTCGGTCCTTGACCCCCGCGTGGAACTCGAATGA
- a CDS encoding glycosyltransferase family 2 protein, with the protein MSRSLSALMPFCNAQHLALRVVPAYIDGLSDLTPEWEIVLVDDGSSDGTPDILCDFTQAYPQVKLAIHAQPRGMYLAYCTALALSRGEFLFIPLHHRPVSLDGLHRLWSASAEMPVVVGLYGDPSPAPNVECILLHRSAASPILPALSCPERLAQVLARFEPHVATVPLRTAAWRGSFEPKLAESYATSDGPEPSPPPPKSAMPRSALAIFSRLKQFALDE; encoded by the coding sequence TTGTCGCGTTCGCTATCCGCCCTCATGCCGTTCTGTAACGCCCAGCATCTGGCCCTGCGCGTCGTTCCGGCGTACATCGATGGGCTTTCCGACCTCACGCCAGAGTGGGAAATTGTTCTCGTGGATGACGGTTCTTCGGACGGGACACCCGACATCCTCTGCGACTTCACCCAGGCCTATCCGCAGGTCAAACTGGCCATTCATGCACAACCACGTGGCATGTACCTGGCTTATTGCACGGCCCTCGCCCTCAGCCGGGGTGAGTTCCTGTTCATCCCGCTGCACCATCGACCGGTAAGCCTGGACGGGCTCCATCGCCTGTGGTCGGCAAGTGCCGAGATGCCCGTGGTCGTGGGTCTTTACGGGGATCCATCTCCGGCACCGAACGTGGAGTGTATCCTTCTTCACAGGTCAGCCGCATCGCCCATCTTGCCGGCGCTGAGTTGCCCCGAACGGCTCGCTCAGGTTCTTGCCCGGTTTGAGCCCCATGTTGCCACAGTGCCGTTAAGAACCGCGGCATGGAGGGGCAGCTTCGAGCCGAAACTAGCAGAGAGTTATGCAACATCCGATGGGCCAGAACCCTCGCCCCCGCCGCCAAAGAGCGCCATGCCACGATCGGCGCTGGCCATCTTCTCCCGACTTAAGCAATTCGCCCTCGACGAGTAA
- a CDS encoding DNA polymerase ligase N-terminal domain-containing protein, with product MRRFVILEHDSPRGLHYDFMLETATLLCTWALGEMPAAGKTIPAQQLPDHRRIYLEYEGEISGGRGTVRRWDEGTYLLRKRTSLMLELVLSGNRLRGRATLSLVDPECQAWRFEYWPDDSLTS from the coding sequence ATGCGCCGGTTTGTCATTCTGGAACACGACAGTCCCCGCGGACTCCATTACGACTTCATGCTGGAAACGGCGACGCTCCTCTGCACATGGGCGCTGGGCGAAATGCCGGCTGCCGGAAAAACCATTCCCGCCCAGCAACTGCCCGACCATCGCAGGATCTATCTGGAATACGAAGGGGAAATCTCTGGCGGGCGCGGCACTGTCCGGCGTTGGGATGAGGGCACTTACCTTCTGCGCAAGCGCACCAGCCTCATGCTGGAACTCGTTCTGAGCGGAAACAGGTTGCGCGGTCGGGCGACACTTTCGTTGGTGGATCCCGAGTGTCAAGCGTGGCGATTCGAGTATTGGCCCGACGATTCACTCACAAGTTGA
- a CDS encoding DUF11 domain-containing protein, whose protein sequence is MLIAVVVSGCITPATTPPPAAVPGMVPPPAASGEYYREVPGPILPGDCSEFTVVPQETAAAVGTEVILVASVRGQDQYMLTNQRVEWTIMPGGVGAFVDFNRATLIDYLVGDFTRPRKVNEHFVITSTTRQYLRLTRGTVDPNDDVIIRPGQAWVSLTSPIEGTSVVQVYVPCVHSWNRRVQTATIHWVDAQWTLPPPAIVPAGSRHKLVTTVTRQRDRSPCSGWKVRYEITGGVTAAFAPEGSTSVEIPVDSSGQAAAEIYQTQPLGGSTQVSVQIIRPGDAPGAAGKQLIVATGQTLVTWSAAQLAVRVNAPQTVAVGGSTTVRIEVNNPGDLPAENVMVTATLPAGFTQRSTTPVASVSGNTLTWNIGRLNAHEMRTLDVVIEASQGATGSLCAEAQGAGGLRAQHCATISAGAAAPATTSTAGVVELRVQGPDRATVGQEVTFVISITNRSTSPLGNLLVKDTFDRGFQHAVGQGAVERDLPGTLQPGETKTIGVVFKIVQPGRWCHTVQVSGPTGVLASQSACLEAQPGTSGSGSGLPSAPPSGAAQPGTSSTTSPGTIPSPPLSTTPSTGSQPPLSGQNLTGTPSPATQQPTLPGASPGVGVSPPSAATPSQPAPSTPSPTLQSVDFKITGPASVKLGESAVFTCEITVTGPSALANLRLRCSFDEAWEPLRASAGYQLEGDVITWTLNTLAPNQPVRRQVELRALKTSDQACCRGELVSPDGSSNVQRACVRIEPAAPTPTVRGRPPIAETPPSISDVPSTQAPPAESSASGESAGTCPLNVSIIDRYEPIAIGKSKVVEFVLTNSGRSPVSDIRLAVTIPDRFAWNPDMTSGPDRFESPSPGLVVFVTREPLPAGQSLHLRLGLTAKKSGTGQINAQVTCQGSVKPLTVTRETTVVNR, encoded by the coding sequence GTGCTTATCGCCGTTGTGGTGAGCGGATGTATTACCCCCGCAACTACTCCCCCGCCAGCCGCTGTGCCCGGTATGGTACCACCTCCTGCTGCCTCCGGAGAATACTATCGGGAAGTCCCAGGCCCCATCCTTCCCGGTGACTGTTCCGAGTTCACCGTGGTGCCGCAGGAGACGGCGGCGGCCGTGGGAACAGAGGTGATTCTTGTGGCCAGCGTTCGCGGCCAGGATCAGTACATGCTGACGAACCAGCGCGTGGAATGGACGATCATGCCTGGGGGAGTGGGGGCGTTTGTTGATTTCAACCGAGCGACCCTCATCGATTATCTGGTGGGTGACTTTACCCGACCGCGAAAAGTCAACGAGCATTTTGTCATCACCAGCACCACACGCCAGTATTTGCGACTGACCCGGGGCACGGTCGATCCCAATGATGATGTCATCATCCGACCCGGTCAGGCGTGGGTCAGTCTGACCAGTCCCATCGAGGGGACCTCTGTGGTGCAAGTCTATGTGCCTTGCGTTCATAGCTGGAACCGTCGGGTGCAAACCGCGACGATTCACTGGGTGGATGCACAGTGGACCCTCCCGCCCCCGGCGATCGTCCCGGCTGGTTCACGCCATAAACTTGTCACAACCGTGACCCGTCAGCGAGACCGATCTCCGTGTTCCGGGTGGAAAGTCCGGTACGAGATCACGGGAGGAGTCACCGCGGCTTTCGCCCCGGAGGGCTCCACGTCGGTGGAAATCCCTGTGGATTCCTCTGGACAGGCGGCGGCCGAGATTTACCAAACTCAGCCGCTCGGCGGTTCGACCCAGGTCAGCGTCCAGATTATCCGTCCAGGAGATGCCCCGGGGGCGGCGGGGAAACAACTTATCGTGGCCACAGGACAGACGCTTGTCACCTGGTCCGCGGCCCAACTGGCGGTGCGGGTCAACGCTCCACAAACTGTCGCCGTGGGCGGGAGCACGACCGTTCGCATTGAAGTGAATAATCCCGGCGACCTCCCGGCGGAAAATGTCATGGTAACGGCCACCCTGCCTGCCGGCTTTACCCAGCGGAGTACCACGCCCGTCGCTTCGGTGTCGGGAAACACCTTGACGTGGAACATCGGACGGCTGAATGCCCACGAGATGCGCACACTTGATGTGGTTATCGAAGCTTCGCAAGGTGCCACGGGATCTTTGTGCGCCGAAGCGCAGGGAGCAGGTGGCCTGCGTGCCCAGCATTGCGCCACAATATCGGCCGGAGCGGCAGCCCCCGCCACCACTTCGACCGCAGGCGTCGTGGAATTGCGCGTGCAGGGGCCCGATCGTGCCACCGTTGGCCAGGAAGTGACGTTCGTCATTTCGATCACGAATCGCAGTACCAGTCCGCTGGGCAATCTCCTCGTGAAGGATACATTCGATCGTGGTTTTCAGCACGCGGTGGGACAGGGGGCCGTGGAACGGGACCTCCCCGGAACACTCCAGCCCGGTGAAACAAAAACAATTGGCGTGGTTTTTAAGATTGTGCAGCCAGGACGGTGGTGCCACACCGTTCAGGTGAGCGGACCAACTGGTGTTCTGGCCTCGCAGTCGGCATGTCTCGAAGCCCAGCCAGGAACGTCGGGGTCTGGGTCCGGTCTACCATCGGCTCCCCCTTCGGGAGCTGCGCAGCCCGGGACCTCGTCCACCACCAGCCCTGGTACAATTCCGTCGCCTCCGTTGTCCACCACTCCATCCACGGGGAGCCAACCGCCGTTATCCGGGCAGAATCTCACGGGCACGCCTAGCCCCGCGACACAGCAGCCCACCTTGCCCGGGGCCAGTCCAGGAGTTGGCGTCTCACCTCCGTCGGCCGCCACGCCCTCCCAGCCCGCCCCCTCCACTCCCAGCCCAACGCTCCAATCGGTGGATTTCAAAATCACCGGGCCGGCGTCTGTCAAATTGGGAGAATCAGCCGTCTTCACGTGCGAAATTACGGTCACCGGCCCCAGCGCACTCGCCAACCTTCGACTGCGGTGCTCCTTTGATGAAGCGTGGGAGCCCCTTCGAGCAAGTGCTGGTTACCAACTGGAAGGCGATGTCATCACGTGGACCCTCAACACGCTGGCGCCCAATCAGCCTGTTCGCCGTCAGGTGGAACTGCGAGCCCTGAAGACCAGCGACCAAGCGTGTTGCCGCGGCGAACTGGTCAGTCCCGACGGCAGTTCAAACGTGCAACGGGCGTGCGTCCGCATTGAGCCGGCAGCGCCAACCCCGACCGTTCGGGGCCGACCACCCATCGCGGAAACGCCACCGTCAATATCTGACGTTCCGAGTACCCAGGCACCGCCCGCGGAAAGCTCCGCTTCGGGGGAATCCGCGGGCACGTGTCCGCTCAACGTGTCGATCATCGATCGCTACGAACCAATCGCCATCGGCAAGTCGAAAGTTGTGGAATTTGTTCTCACCAATTCCGGACGTAGTCCAGTGTCGGACATCCGACTTGCCGTAACGATCCCGGACCGCTTCGCCTGGAATCCGGACATGACCTCGGGACCCGATCGGTTCGAATCGCCTTCTCCTGGTCTGGTCGTTTTCGTCACTCGTGAACCTTTGCCGGCCGGGCAGAGTTTGCACCTTCGACTCGGTCTTACCGCCAAAAAGTCGGGAACGGGGCAGATCAACGCCCAGGTCACCTGTCAGGGATCGGTGAAACCTCTCACGGTCACGCGAGAGACCACCGTTGTAAATCGCTAG
- a CDS encoding cellulase family glycosylhydrolase has product MIRRWIWVAAIVWGIMGFWTFHLAAQEALAHVRVSPRDPRYFELSDGRPYIPIGLNMIGPPATGLAGMEEWFRKLSANGGNFVRIWLSNPFFDIEHERSGVFDEERAQRIDALLALARKYGIRLKLCTEHFRHLGEGTQAWAAKPQHLIQNGGPARDTADFFLGEAGRAQYKRKLAWYAARYDCDPIIFGWELWNEMDAVRANVWEPWTAEMLPELHRLFPQNLAMQSLGSYDHENKRERYRRLCQMPGNDVLQVHRYLDLGAAWEICHGPVAVFAAEAVRDLRSFGVRKPILLAESGAVEPNHSGPFKLYAKDKDGIILHDVLFAPFFAGAAGPGHIWHWDVYVDRNNLWWHFGRFAAVVRGLDPPAENFQPVELEHPRLYVYVLRGNHTTLIWCRDKENTWRTELAEDKPPETIHDAKLAIPVSWNLPDAATVRFYDPWTDTWSNGKLESPLPLPELRRSLVIQIRY; this is encoded by the coding sequence ATGATCCGGCGATGGATTTGGGTGGCGGCAATCGTCTGGGGAATTATGGGGTTTTGGACCTTCCATTTGGCGGCGCAGGAGGCGTTGGCTCATGTCCGCGTGAGCCCGCGCGACCCCCGGTATTTCGAGTTGAGCGACGGAAGGCCGTACATTCCTATCGGTTTGAACATGATCGGGCCGCCGGCCACGGGGCTTGCCGGCATGGAAGAGTGGTTTCGGAAGCTCTCCGCCAATGGCGGAAACTTCGTTCGGATCTGGCTGAGCAACCCCTTTTTTGATATCGAGCACGAGCGGAGCGGGGTATTCGACGAGGAACGCGCGCAGCGCATCGACGCACTTCTGGCGCTTGCCCGAAAGTACGGAATCCGTTTGAAACTCTGCACCGAGCATTTTCGCCACCTCGGCGAAGGAACTCAGGCCTGGGCAGCCAAGCCGCAGCATCTCATTCAGAATGGAGGCCCGGCCAGGGACACGGCGGATTTCTTCCTCGGTGAGGCCGGGCGAGCCCAGTATAAGCGGAAGCTCGCCTGGTATGCCGCGCGTTACGATTGTGACCCGATCATCTTTGGATGGGAACTGTGGAACGAGATGGATGCCGTTCGGGCTAACGTGTGGGAACCGTGGACGGCGGAGATGCTGCCGGAGTTGCACCGACTGTTCCCTCAGAATCTGGCCATGCAGAGTCTGGGGAGTTATGACCACGAAAATAAACGCGAGCGATACCGGCGACTCTGCCAGATGCCAGGCAATGACGTGCTGCAGGTGCACCGATACCTGGATCTGGGAGCCGCCTGGGAGATTTGCCATGGACCGGTCGCGGTGTTCGCGGCGGAGGCTGTGAGGGATCTTCGGTCGTTTGGAGTGCGGAAGCCGATTTTGCTTGCGGAAAGTGGCGCCGTTGAACCCAATCACAGCGGACCATTCAAACTTTACGCAAAAGATAAAGACGGTATTATTCTTCATGATGTGCTTTTTGCCCCATTTTTTGCGGGGGCTGCGGGCCCCGGCCATATCTGGCACTGGGATGTCTACGTGGATAGAAACAATCTGTGGTGGCATTTTGGCCGGTTTGCGGCGGTCGTCAGGGGTCTCGATCCACCTGCCGAGAATTTCCAGCCCGTCGAGCTGGAACACCCCCGGCTGTACGTGTACGTTTTGAGAGGCAATCACACCACGCTCATCTGGTGTCGTGATAAGGAAAACACTTGGCGCACGGAATTGGCCGAGGATAAGCCGCCAGAGACGATTCACGACGCGAAACTTGCAATTCCCGTCTCCTGGAACTTGCCTGACGCCGCGACGGTGCGCTTCTATGATCCATGGACGGACACCTGGTCTAATGGCAAATTGGAGTCGCCTCTACCGCTGCCTGAGTTGAGACGGTCTCTCGTCATCCAGATCCGGTATTGA
- a CDS encoding archease → MPFTVLDHTADLHVRIEAPSLEELFIEAARAMVAQMFPSVLSEHPEDKCVVNDVELKGSTPSSGKVPSKNGNDAPLPNQSTVERELMVSLGEPLPSVHGELDGETQRLPAVWEDLFHDWLSKVLVLCTADRLLPIKYRVTFDRQGLHGRIVARPLDPQRDTGEIEIKAVTYHGLTLERTPGGYRAEVIFDT, encoded by the coding sequence ATGCCGTTCACGGTGCTCGACCACACAGCCGACCTGCATGTGAGGATAGAGGCACCCTCGCTGGAAGAGCTTTTCATCGAAGCGGCTCGGGCGATGGTGGCCCAGATGTTTCCCAGCGTGCTGTCTGAACATCCGGAAGATAAATGCGTGGTCAACGATGTCGAGTTAAAGGGGTCAACACCCTCTTCCGGCAAAGTGCCGTCCAAGAACGGGAACGATGCCCCGTTGCCGAATCAGTCCACGGTGGAACGGGAACTCATGGTGTCGCTGGGAGAACCACTACCGTCCGTCCATGGAGAATTGGATGGAGAGACGCAGAGACTTCCTGCGGTTTGGGAAGATCTCTTCCATGACTGGTTAAGCAAAGTTCTTGTGCTGTGCACAGCAGACCGCCTCTTACCAATAAAATACCGCGTCACATTTGACAGACAGGGGCTGCACGGCCGAATTGTCGCGCGGCCCCTGGATCCCCAGCGCGACACGGGGGAAATCGAGATCAAAGCCGTAACCTATCACGGCCTGACGCTGGAACGCACACCCGGTGGCTACCGCGCAGAGGTGATCTTCGATACGTGA
- a CDS encoding MotA/TolQ/ExbB proton channel family protein: protein MRTFRYILHRIASSPLIWGGALFTVYLFALKTADWPGAEFLRRYTTGHPIEYIETLLFFLGLSTLVFKGWRVAGEWAHLVHLQAQTYSPRTSPQELSQAIDGYAKAVGESTFLRHMRAGILYVQRRQSSRGLDEYLRELAQEEAENRRADYGFVRLVVWAIPILGFLGTVVGITLSLGNLSPQQLEETLPTVMGGLMVAFDTTALALALSMILMLVQYAVDRAEQKLVAAVSDRVQDVLLPMFVGESAGDQNAEVRQALRDVVQACEELVNTQNELWQRTLKERDEAIGNLWNRAGQALEMAMTSALNATAEQHARRLQEMEKAHLQLLADWAKNTLEPVNVQINSVGEVLRRSTEILTELENRLREDAMAWREFARSVGELAELQRLLEQNLSAVASAKHFEEALATLAAAANLLSAHLHRLPADRSPRAEGHPTKAKAA, encoded by the coding sequence ATGAGGACCTTCCGTTATATCCTCCATCGGATTGCAAGTTCGCCCCTGATTTGGGGAGGCGCTTTATTTACTGTGTATCTTTTTGCTCTCAAAACGGCTGACTGGCCGGGAGCAGAGTTTCTCCGCCGGTACACGACCGGTCACCCCATCGAATACATCGAAACGCTTCTTTTCTTCCTGGGATTGAGCACACTCGTGTTCAAAGGATGGCGGGTGGCGGGAGAATGGGCCCACCTGGTGCACTTGCAGGCTCAGACATATTCACCCAGGACGAGTCCTCAGGAGCTTTCGCAGGCGATCGATGGGTACGCGAAAGCGGTCGGCGAGAGCACGTTCCTTCGCCACATGAGGGCGGGCATTCTCTATGTGCAGCGCCGACAGTCGAGCCGGGGTCTGGACGAGTATCTGAGAGAGCTTGCCCAGGAAGAGGCTGAGAATCGCCGCGCTGACTACGGGTTCGTGCGGCTTGTCGTTTGGGCGATTCCCATTCTGGGATTCTTGGGAACAGTCGTGGGAATCACGCTTTCCCTGGGGAACCTTTCTCCCCAGCAGCTTGAAGAGACACTTCCCACGGTTATGGGGGGATTGATGGTCGCCTTCGACACAACGGCTCTTGCGCTGGCCCTTTCCATGATCCTGATGCTCGTTCAGTATGCAGTGGATCGAGCGGAGCAGAAACTGGTGGCCGCCGTTTCGGACCGCGTCCAGGACGTACTGCTTCCCATGTTCGTGGGCGAATCCGCCGGAGATCAGAATGCGGAGGTACGGCAGGCGTTACGGGACGTCGTCCAGGCATGCGAAGAACTTGTAAACACCCAGAACGAACTGTGGCAGCGGACTCTCAAGGAGCGGGACGAAGCGATAGGGAACTTGTGGAATCGCGCGGGTCAGGCTCTGGAAATGGCTATGACCAGCGCCCTCAATGCCACGGCCGAGCAACACGCCCGCCGCTTGCAGGAAATGGAAAAAGCCCATCTCCAATTGCTGGCTGATTGGGCAAAGAACACTCTGGAGCCTGTCAACGTGCAAATAAACTCGGTGGGCGAGGTGCTCCGTCGGTCCACGGAAATACTGACCGAGCTGGAAAATCGTCTCCGCGAGGATGCAATGGCGTGGCGAGAGTTCGCTCGAAGCGTGGGAGAGCTCGCCGAACTCCAGCGGCTTTTGGAACAGAATCTCTCGGCTGTGGCGTCGGCCAAGCACTTTGAGGAGGCGTTGGCCACCCTGGCGGCGGCAGCCAATTTGCTTAGCGCGCACCTCCATCGACTTCCCGCTGATCGAAGCCCGCGGGCGGAGGGTCATCCCACCAAGGCAAAGGCGGCATGA
- the hemQ gene encoding hydrogen peroxide-dependent heme synthase, with the protein MMSQHPETAPRPAISLQPEEGWHCQHWFYRFDRQALRRLSPAERKQACEEFLAVLSPSPESAPARFQSYVIMGHKADFGLMMLDADPLKLNGLHHRLMGSAMGAALIPTWSFVSLTEVSEYLHTPEAYAERLQKEGLSPESPEFLQRTSQYAKRYEIMRKQRLNPDLPDWPAFCFYPMNKRRRPEANWFMLNFEERERLMAEHGETGMKFAGRVTQLVTVGIGLEDWEWGVTLWARNPQYLKDIVYRMRFDEASARYADFGPFYSGYRASPEQILDHCGIR; encoded by the coding sequence CACCACGTCCGGCCATTTCACTCCAGCCGGAAGAGGGATGGCACTGTCAACACTGGTTCTATCGCTTCGACAGGCAGGCGCTACGGCGGCTCTCGCCGGCCGAAAGGAAGCAAGCCTGTGAGGAGTTTCTCGCTGTTTTGTCGCCTTCTCCGGAATCGGCGCCGGCACGGTTCCAGAGCTATGTCATTATGGGGCATAAGGCCGACTTCGGTTTGATGATGCTGGATGCCGATCCGCTCAAGCTGAACGGACTTCATCATCGCCTCATGGGGAGTGCGATGGGCGCGGCACTCATTCCCACTTGGTCGTTTGTCTCCCTTACAGAGGTCTCGGAATACTTACACACCCCCGAGGCCTACGCGGAACGGTTGCAAAAGGAGGGGCTATCTCCGGAAAGCCCCGAGTTCCTGCAACGGACGTCGCAGTACGCCAAACGGTACGAAATCATGCGAAAACAACGCTTGAATCCCGACCTGCCGGACTGGCCGGCGTTCTGTTTTTACCCCATGAATAAGCGACGTCGCCCCGAGGCAAACTGGTTCATGCTGAACTTTGAAGAGCGGGAACGCCTGATGGCTGAACACGGTGAGACCGGAATGAAGTTTGCCGGTCGGGTGACGCAGCTTGTGACAGTAGGAATCGGGTTAGAAGATTGGGAATGGGGGGTGACTTTGTGGGCACGCAATCCCCAGTATCTTAAGGATATTGTCTACCGTATGCGATTCGACGAGGCCAGTGCTCGGTACGCCGACTTCGGCCCTTTTTACAGTGGCTATCGGGCCTCTCCCGAACAAATCCTGGATCACTGCGGCATCCGTTGA
- a CDS encoding ROK family protein — protein sequence MAPAVKPIPLNRAIPPFYVGIDLGGTSTKVGLVDDLGRPVCHSREFATLVENGPQDWIQRVSETTTEMIQSSGLEPTEIARIGLGCPGILDLGTGVMVNPTNFPGWGGFPIRDRLADACGMPVAMANDASAAAYGELWIGSGRGFNSLVFLTLGTGVGCGVIIGDLIIEGEHGHGTECGHILVDPSDTAPICSCGKRGHLESFASATGLIRRAKDRIAAGKAPALAERISQGEKLTPLLIAQLAENGDEPSLELVLETAYYLGLGIVTLLHTFDPTGLLLGGAMTFGGMKSPVGRQFLQRIREEVRQRAFPTLAEKVVIRFAALGGDAGFIGAAGIARLEQRKRR from the coding sequence ATGGCTCCAGCCGTCAAGCCTATTCCGCTCAATCGTGCCATACCACCGTTCTACGTGGGCATTGATCTCGGTGGAACAAGTACGAAGGTCGGTTTGGTAGACGACTTAGGAAGGCCGGTCTGTCACTCCCGAGAATTCGCCACGCTGGTGGAAAATGGCCCCCAGGATTGGATTCAGCGGGTCAGCGAAACAACGACCGAAATGATTCAATCCTCGGGGCTGGAGCCCACTGAGATAGCCCGGATTGGTTTAGGCTGCCCGGGTATTCTCGACCTGGGAACGGGAGTGATGGTGAACCCCACCAATTTTCCCGGCTGGGGAGGTTTCCCGATCCGCGATCGCCTCGCCGATGCCTGCGGAATGCCGGTCGCCATGGCCAACGACGCCTCGGCAGCCGCCTACGGGGAGTTGTGGATCGGCTCCGGCCGTGGCTTTAACAGCCTGGTCTTCCTCACCCTCGGCACCGGGGTAGGATGTGGCGTGATTATTGGGGACCTGATCATCGAGGGAGAACATGGACACGGCACTGAATGTGGGCACATTCTCGTGGATCCCTCTGACACAGCCCCCATTTGTTCGTGCGGGAAGCGCGGCCATCTGGAGTCTTTTGCAAGTGCGACGGGCTTAATTCGGCGGGCCAAAGACAGGATTGCCGCGGGCAAGGCACCTGCTCTGGCGGAACGCATTTCCCAGGGCGAGAAGCTGACTCCCCTCCTTATTGCCCAACTCGCCGAGAACGGTGACGAACCCTCGCTGGAACTGGTTCTGGAGACCGCCTACTACCTCGGTCTGGGCATTGTCACTCTGCTGCACACTTTTGATCCGACGGGGCTGCTCTTGGGTGGAGCGATGACGTTTGGCGGAATGAAGTCCCCCGTGGGACGGCAATTTCTCCAGCGGATTCGGGAAGAGGTGCGACAGCGGGCCTTTCCCACCCTGGCGGAGAAAGTCGTCATTCGGTTCGCCGCATTGGGAGGGGATGCCGGTTTCATCGGCGCCGCAGGAATTGCCCGTCTAGAGCAGCGCAAACGCCGATGA